From Cydia splendana chromosome 12, ilCydSple1.2, whole genome shotgun sequence, a single genomic window includes:
- the LOC134795544 gene encoding larval/pupal cuticle protein H1C-like: MKPMVVLFALASVACGSLLPLAQPPHHPALVLDPHGRPLDTAEVIGARALHLQAKALEHHAPLVHAVAPYAHSVVAPAVVAHALPAAVSHQSRVDVHSSPAVVAHAPLVTAHAAPLLGYSAHGLAAHGLAGHGHWLKKRSLGHYALAAPIVAHAPVATSHQSRVDVISSPAVVSHAVHAAPVLAHAVHAAPVVAHAIAPSAVSHQSRVDVHSSPAVISHAAYAPIAHSVLAAPLAHSGLLHAAPLHHSAHLAHSSPLVHAW, from the coding sequence ATGAAACCGATGGTGGTGCTGTTCGCTCTCGCCTCTGTGGCTTGCGGGTCGCTGCTGCCGCTGGCGCAGCCGCCGCACCACCCCGCGCTGGTGCTGGACCCGCACGGCCGCCCGCTGGACACCGCTGAGGTCATCGGCGCCCGCGCCCTGCACCTGCAGGCCAAGGCTCTGGAGCACCACGCACCCCTCGTGCACGCCGTCGCGCCCTACGCCCACTCCGTCGTGGCCCCTGCTGTGGTCGCCCACGCCCTGCCCGCCGCCGTCTCGCACCAGTCCCGCGTCGACGTGCACTCCAGCCCCGCCGTCGTCGCCCACGCTCCCTTGGTCACCGCTCACGCCGCGCCTCTGCTCGGATACTCCGCACACGGTTTGGCCGCCCATGGCCTCGCTGGACACGGACACTGGCTGAAGAAGCGTTCCCTCGGACACTACGCTCTGGCTGCCCCCATCGTCGCCCACGCGCCCGTTGCCACCTCCCACCAGTCTCGTGTGGATGTCATCTCTAGCCCCGCCGTCGTGTCCCACGCCGTGCACGCTGCGCCCGTGCTTGCTCACGCCGTGCACGCCGCCCCGGTCGTCGCTCACGCCATCGCTCCTTCCGCCGTGTCCCACCAGTCCCGCGTGGACGTCCACAGCAGCCCAGCCGTGATCTCACACGCCGCCTACGCTCCCATCGCCCACAGCGTGCTCGCCGCTCCCCTGGCGCACTCGGGACTTCTCCACGCTGCCCCCCTGCACCACTCTGCCCATCTCGCTCACTCCAGCCCCCTTGTTCACGCGTGGTGA